Proteins encoded in a region of the Perca fluviatilis chromosome 8, GENO_Pfluv_1.0, whole genome shotgun sequence genome:
- the sin3aa gene encoding SIN3 transcription regulator family member Aa isoform X4 encodes MKRRLEDQETVFASQQRRLAGNAEAFQHRVLAPAPAPAVYEAVSDNMQPTAGVQYSVPQGYQVSLLSQVPTVAQNSGGHGHTPSPPVHGGSHHHSPAVQSHGPSVMSGHSHTAPPQASAQGQQFQRLKVEDALSYLDQVKLQFGNQPQVYNDFLDIMKEFKSQSIDTPGVISRVSQLFKGHPDLIMGFNTFLPPGYKIEVQTNDLVNVTTPGQIHHITPHGISVQNLPITVAATQHPPQLPSAATTTAPPLLTQPTPAKTSKPLQPQALTPSSQSNPSIPAYTSPRSPPMQLHPPLSGTPTGPPMQNNQPVEFNHAINYVNKIKNRFQGQPDIYKAFLEILHTYQKEQRNAKEAGGNYTPALTEQEVYAQVARLFKNQEDLLSEFGQFLPDANSSVLLSKTTAEKAESVRNDHGGTAKKLQLNNKQRPNQNGCQIRRHPTPGTTPPVKKKPKLLNLKDPSVAEASKHGVGTESLFFEKVRKALRSAEAYDNFLRCLVIFNQEVISRAELVQLVLPFLGKFPELFNWFKNFLGYREMSHIETYPKERATEGIAMEIDYASCKRLGSSYRALPKSYQQPKCTGRTPLCKEVLNDTWVSFPSWSEDSTFVSSKKTQYEEHIYRCEDERFELDVVLETNLATIRVLETVQRKLSRMSAEEQAKFRLDSTLGGSSEVVHRKAIQRIYGDKAPDIIDGLKKNPAVSVPIVLKRLKTKEEEWREAQRGFNKIWREQNEKYYLKSLDHQGINFKQNDTKVLRSKSLLNEIESIYDEHQEQASEENTTPPTGPHLALPYEDSQILEDAAALIIHHVKRQTSIQKEDKYKIKQIIYHFIPDMLFSQRGELSDVEEEEEEEEMDLEEGAPKKHNGVPGSGSPSKSKLLFSNTAAQKLRGSDDAYNLYYVNNNWYIFLRLHQTLCSRLLRLYGQAERQIEEEVRERDWEREVLGLKKEKSDNPAIQLRLKEPMDIEVEDYYSAFLEMVRNLLDGNMEASQYEDSLREMFTIHAYIAFTMDKLIQSIVRQLQHIVSDEICVQVTDLYLSESANGASGGTMSTQSSRSSAEAMYQRKAEQLMSDENCFKVMFSRHRGQVQLTVELLDTEEENSDEPMEAE; translated from the exons ATGAAGCGGCGACTGGAGGATCAGGAAACGGTTTTTGCGTCCCAGCAGCGGCGCCTCGCTGGCAACGCGGAGGCTTTCCAGCATCGTGTCCTGGCCCCTGCCCCTGCCCCAGCTGTGTATGAGGCCGTGTCTGACAAcatgcagcccacagcaggcgTCCAGTACTCCGTCCCCCAGGGATACCAG GTGTCTCTACTTTCCCAGGTTCCCACCGTGGCCCAGAACAGTGGCGGGCATGGGCACACTCCAAGCCCACCCGTCCATGGTGGGTCCCACCACCACAGCCCAGCAGTCCAGTCCCACGGGCCCTCAGTGATGTCAGGGCACAGCCATACAGCGCCTCCTCAAGCCTCTGCACAGGGCCAGCAGTTCCAGAGGCTCAAG GTGGAAGATGCTCTGTCCTACTTGGATCAAGTGAAACTGCAGTTTGGCAACCAGCCTCAGGTCTACAATGACTTTCTGGACATAATGAAAGAGTTCAAGTCTCAAAG tATTGACACCCCTGGAGTCATCAGCAGAGTGTCACAGCTTTTCAAAGGCCACCCCGACCTCATCATGGGCTTCAACACCTTCCTGCCACCTGGCTACAAGATCGAGGTCCAGACCAACGACCTAGTCAACGTGACCACGCCTGGTCAGATCCACCACATCACCCCGCATGGCATCTCGGTCCAGAACCTCCCCATAACAGTTGCAGCTACCCAACATCCGCCCCAGCTCCCGTCTGCTGCAACCACCACCGCTCCGCCCCTTCTGACGCAGCCCACCCCCGCCAAGACGAGCAAG CCTCTTCAGCCCCAGGCGTTGACACCGAGCAGTCAGAGCAATCCGTCCATCCCTGCGTACACCTCTCCTCGCTCCCCGCCCATGCAGCTCCACCCGCCACTCAGCGGGACCCCCACTGGGCCACCCATGCAGAACAACCAGCCTGTGGAGTTCAACCACGCCATCAACTACGTCAACAAGATCAAGAACCGCTTCCAGGGCCAGCCCGACATCTACAAAGCCTTCCTGGAGATCCTCCACACGTACCAG AAGGAGCAGCGTAACGCTAAGGAGGCTGGTGGGAACTACACACCAGCTCTGACGGAGCAGGAGGTGTACGCTCAGGTGGCCAGACTCTTCAAGAACCAAGAAGACCTGCTCTCAGAATTTGGGCAATTTCTCCCTGATGCCAACAGTTCAGTG CTGTTAAGTAAGACCACAGCCGAGAAGGCAGAGTCTGTACGGAACGACCATGGTGGAACTGCCAAAAAGCTGCAGCTCAACAACAAACAGAGGCCCAATCAGAACGGCTGCCAGATCCGTCGTCATCCAACTCCAGGGACCACACCCCCTGTCAAG AAGAAGCCCAAGTTACTGAATTTGAAAGATCCCTCGGTGGCAGAGGCCAGCAAGCATGGAGTCGGAACAGAATCTCTGTTCTTTGAGAAG GTGCGCAAAGCCTTGCGAAGTGCAGAGGCCTACGACAACTTCTTGCGGTGTCTGGTCATCTTTAATCAGGAGGTGATCTCCAGGGCTGAACTAGTGCAGCTGGTGTTGCCCTTTTTAGG AAAATTCCCCGAACTCTTCAACTGGTTCAAGAACTTCCTGGGATATCGGGAAATGTCCCACATCGAAACATACCCCAAGGAACGGGCCACCGAGGGCATCGCCATGGAGATTGATTATGCTTCCTGTAAGAGACTCGGCTCCAGTTACAGAGCTCTGCCCAAAAGCTACCAACAGCCCAAGTGCACCGGCAGAACTCCACTTTGtaaagag GTCTTAAATGACACCTGGGTCTCCTTCCCCTCCTGGTCTGAGGACTCCACGTTTGTCAGCTCCAAGAAGACTCAGTACGAGGAGCACATCTACAGGTGTGAGGACGAACGCTTTGAG TTGGATGTAGTACTGGAGACCAACCTGGCTACCATCAGAGTCCTGGAGACGGTACAGCGGAAGTTGTCCCGCATGTCTGCGGAGGAGCAGGCCAAGTTCCGCTTGGACAGCACACTGGGCGGCTCTTCGGAGGTCGTACACCGTAAGGCCATCCAGAGGATATACGGAGACAAGGCGCCCGATATCATCGATGGCCTGAAGAAAAACCCTGCTGTTTCTGTCCCCATCGTGTTAAAAAG ATTAAAGACCAAGGAGGAAGAGTGGCGGGAAGCCCAACGCGGCTTCAACAAGATCTGGAGGGAGCAGAACGAGAAGTATTACCTCAAGTCTCTGGACCATCAAGGCATCAACTTCAAACAGAATGACACCAAAGTGCTTCGATCCAAGTCCCTGCTAAATGAAATCGAAAGCATTTACGATGAG CACCAGGAGCAGGCGTCAGAGGAGAACACCACTCCGCCCACGGGTCCTCACCTGGCGCTGCCGTACGAGGACAGCCAGATCCTGGAGGACGCCGCGGCGCTCATCATCCACCACGTCAAGCGGCAGACCAGCATTCAGAAGGAGGACAAATACAAGATCAAACAGATCATCTACCACTTCATCCCCGACATGCTGTTCTCGCAGCGGGGCGAGCTCTCCGacgtagaggaggaggaggaggaagaggagatggACCTGGAGGAAGGCGCCCCCAAAAAGCACAACGGCGTTCCCGGCAGCGGGAGCCCCTCCAAGTCAAAGCTGCTGTTCAGCAACACGGCGGCGCAGAAGCTGCGCGGCTCGGACGACGCCTACAACCTCTACTACGTCAACAACAACTGGTACATCTTCCTGCGGCTGCACCAGACGCTGTGCTCGCGTCTGCTGCGGCTGTACGGGCAGGCGGAGCGACAGATCGAAGAAGAGGTCCGAGAACGAGACTGGGAGAGGGAGGTCCTGGgactgaagaaggagaagagcGACAATCCAGCCATCCAGCTGAGACTGAAGGAGCCCA TGGACATTGAGGTGGAAGATTACTACTCAGCCTTCTTGGAGATGGTTAGGAATTTGCTTGATGGAAATATGGAGGCTTCTCAGTACGAGGACTCGCTGAGAGAAATGTTCACTATTCACGCCTACATTGCCTTCACGATGGACAAGCTCATCCAAAGCATCGTCCGGCAG CTCCAGCACATCGTGAGCGATGAGATCTGTGTCCAAGTAACGGACCTCTACCTCTCAGAGAGTGCCAACGGCGCCAGCGGAGGAACCATGTCCACCCAGTCTTCAAGGAGCTCCGCGGAGGCCATGTATCAGCGGAAAGCCGAGCAGCTCATGTCTGATGAGAACTGCTTCAAG GTGATGTTTTCAAGGCACAGAGGGCAGGTGCAGCTCACGGTGGAGCTGCTcgacacagaggaggagaactCAGACGAGCCCATGGAGGCTGAG
- the ptpn9a gene encoding tyrosine-protein phosphatase non-receptor type 9, giving the protein MAATLSAEEEQATRQFLEEINKWTSQHGVSPLSRELAVKFLMARKFDVLRAIELFHSYRETRLKEGIVRLQPQEEPLRSELLSGKFTVLSVRDPSGASIALYTAKLHHPNKTGNHVVLQALFYLLDRAVESFETQRNGLVFIYDMAGSNYTNFELDLSKKILNLLKGAFPARLKKVLIVGAPVWFRVPYNLLSLLLKEKLRERVQMVKMAELRQHLPRDCLPQHLGGLLPLESYSWNQQLLAGQNGRVDPVDELVGIPVEDSSIHVPGPESMRPQELLTHLGRLQRSGIHQEYEELRKEPPPGTFHCAQSAYNQERNRYGDVLCLDQTRVRLKARRNERSDYINASFMDGYKQRNAYIGTQGPLEKTYSDFWRMVWEQNVLVIVMTTRTDEGSRRKCGQYWPLEEGGQEVYGHMAVVNQRVDNHTHYNHTTLELHNTEVQPWNTARTCIPTGKSIPGTFFMYWGGGPPKGPMVVHCSAGIGRTGTFCALDICLSQLQDVGSLNVCQTVRRMRTQRAFSIQTPDQYYFCYNAILEHAQRQGLLPANQ; this is encoded by the exons CGAGCCATCGAGCTATTCCACAGCTACAGG GAAACGCGTCTAAAAGAAGGAATCGTCAGACTTCAGCCTCAGGAAGAACCTCTGCGCTCGGAGCTGCTCAGTGGAAAGTTCACTGTGTTG AGTGTGCGGGATCCTTCGGGGGCCTCCATTGCCTTGTACACGGCCAAACTTCATCACCCGAACAAGACAGGCAACCATGTGGTGCTTCAGGCCCTCTTCTACCTCCTGGATCGGGCCGTGGAAAG CTTTGAGACCCAGAGGAACGGCTTGGTGTTCATCTACGACATGGCGGGCTCCAACTACACAAACTTTGAGCTGGACCTGAGCAAGAAGATCCTCAACCTGCTCAAG GGGGCGTTCCCTGCCAGGCTGAAGAAGGTGTTGATCGTCGGGGCCCCCGTTTGGTTTCGAGTGCCCTACAATCTGCTCAGCCTGCTTCTCAAGGAGAAACTTAGGGAGAGG GTTCAGATGGTGAAAATGGCTGAGCTGCGCCAACACCTCCCCAGAGACTGTCTCCCCCAGCACCTCGGCGGCCTGCTGCCTCTGGAGTCCTACAGCTGGAACCAGCAGCTACTGGCGGGCCAGAACGGCCGGGTAGACCCAGTGGACGAGCTGGTGGGCATCCCCGTGGAAGACTCTTCCATTCACGTCCCCGGACCCGAGTCCATGCGCCCACAGGAGCTGCTGACGCACCTCGGGAGGCTTCAGCGCTCGGGCATCCATCAAGAGTATGAGGAGCTCCGCAAAGAACCGCCGCCTGGAACCTTCCATTGTGCACA ATCAGCTTACAATCAGGAGAGGAACCGCTATGGAGACGTCTTGTGCCTTGATCAAACAAGAGTTCGTTTGAAAGCCAGAAGAAACGAg AGATCAGACTACATCAACGCGAGCTTCATGGACGGCTATAAACAGAGGAATGCATACATTGGTACTCAAG GACCACTGGAAAAGACCTACAGTGACTTCTGGAGAATGGTCTGGGAGCAAAATGTGCTTGTTATCGTCATGACAACCAG GACAGACGAGGGCAGTCGGAGGAAGTGTGGACAGTATTGGCCTCTGGAGGAAGGGGGACAGGAGGTCTATGGCCACATGGCAGTGGTTAACCAAAGGGTGGACAACCACACCCACTACAACCACACCACCCTCGAACTGCACAACACTGAGGTACAGCCATGGAACACTGCGAGAACATGTATTCCAACGGGAAAGAGCATACCGGGGACGTTTTTCATGTA ttgggggggggggcccccaaaAGGCCCAATGGTAGTCCACTGCAGTGCAGGGATTGGGAGAACAG GTACCTTCTGTGCCCTGGACATCTGTCTGTCCCAGTTACAGGACGTAGGCTCACTAAATGTATGCCAGACAGTGCGACGCATGAGAACGCAGAGGGCCTTCAGCATTCAAACCCCGGACCAGTACTACTTCTGCTACAATGCCATTTTGGAGCACGCCCAAAGGCAGGGCCTGCTCCCAGCCAATCAGTGA
- the sin3aa gene encoding SIN3 transcription regulator family member Aa isoform X3: MKRRLEDQETVFASQQRRLAGNAEAFQHRVLAPAPAPAVYEAVSDNMQPTAGVQYSVPQGYQVSLLSQVPTVAQNSGGHGHTPSPPVHGGSHHHSPAVQSHGPSVMSGHSHTAPPQASAQGQQFQRLKVEDALSYLDQVKLQFGNQPQVYNDFLDIMKEFKSQSIDTPGVISRVSQLFKGHPDLIMGFNTFLPPGYKIEVQTNDLVNVTTPGQIHHITPHGISVQNLPITVAATQHPPQLPSAATTTAPPLLTQPTPAKTSKPLQPQALTPSSQSNPSIPAYTSPRSPPMQLHPPLSGTPTGPPMQNNQPVEFNHAINYVNKIKNRFQGQPDIYKAFLEILHTYQKEQRNAKEAGGNYTPALTEQEVYAQVARLFKNQEDLLSEFGQFLPDANSSVLLSKTTAEKAESVRNDHGGTAKKLQLNNKQRPNQNGCQIRRHPTPGTTPPVKKKPKLLNLKDPSVAEASKHGVGTESLFFEKVRKALRSAEAYDNFLRCLVIFNQEVISRAELVQLVLPFLGKFPELFNWFKNFLGYREMSHIETYPKERATEGIAMEIDYASCKRLGSSYRALPKSYQQPKCTGRTPLCKEVLNDTWVSFPSWSEDSTFVSSKKTQYEEHIYRCEDERFELDVVLETNLATIRVLETVQRKLSRMSAEEQAKFRLDSTLGGSSEVVHRKAIQRIYGDKAPDIIDGLKKNPAVSVPIVLKRLKTKEEEWREAQRGFNKIWREQNEKYYLKSLDHQGINFKQNDTKVLRSKSLLNEIESIYDEHQEQASEENTTPPTGPHLALPYEDSQILEDAAALIIHHVKRQTSIQKEDKYKIKQIIYHFIPDMLFSQRGELSDVEEEEEEEEMDLEEGAPKKHNGVPGSGSPSKSKLLFSNTAAQKLRGSDDAYNLYYVNNNWYIFLRLHQTLCSRLLRLYGQAERQIEEEVRERDWEREVLGLKKEKSDNPAIQLRLKEPMDIEVEDYYSAFLEMVRNLLDGNMEASQYEDSLREMFTIHAYIAFTMDKLIQSIVRQLQHIVSDEICVQVTDLYLSESANGASGGTMSTQSSRSSAEAMYQRKAEQLMSDENCFKVMFSRHRGQVQLTVELLDTEEENSDEPMEAERWSDYVGRYLNPDSTTPELREHLAQKPVFLPRKNRVMLMESEADQEVPEGPRAAGQRGLRGWQEIPGKGENGVHVQTKLLQDGVRL; the protein is encoded by the exons ATGAAGCGGCGACTGGAGGATCAGGAAACGGTTTTTGCGTCCCAGCAGCGGCGCCTCGCTGGCAACGCGGAGGCTTTCCAGCATCGTGTCCTGGCCCCTGCCCCTGCCCCAGCTGTGTATGAGGCCGTGTCTGACAAcatgcagcccacagcaggcgTCCAGTACTCCGTCCCCCAGGGATACCAG GTGTCTCTACTTTCCCAGGTTCCCACCGTGGCCCAGAACAGTGGCGGGCATGGGCACACTCCAAGCCCACCCGTCCATGGTGGGTCCCACCACCACAGCCCAGCAGTCCAGTCCCACGGGCCCTCAGTGATGTCAGGGCACAGCCATACAGCGCCTCCTCAAGCCTCTGCACAGGGCCAGCAGTTCCAGAGGCTCAAG GTGGAAGATGCTCTGTCCTACTTGGATCAAGTGAAACTGCAGTTTGGCAACCAGCCTCAGGTCTACAATGACTTTCTGGACATAATGAAAGAGTTCAAGTCTCAAAG tATTGACACCCCTGGAGTCATCAGCAGAGTGTCACAGCTTTTCAAAGGCCACCCCGACCTCATCATGGGCTTCAACACCTTCCTGCCACCTGGCTACAAGATCGAGGTCCAGACCAACGACCTAGTCAACGTGACCACGCCTGGTCAGATCCACCACATCACCCCGCATGGCATCTCGGTCCAGAACCTCCCCATAACAGTTGCAGCTACCCAACATCCGCCCCAGCTCCCGTCTGCTGCAACCACCACCGCTCCGCCCCTTCTGACGCAGCCCACCCCCGCCAAGACGAGCAAG CCTCTTCAGCCCCAGGCGTTGACACCGAGCAGTCAGAGCAATCCGTCCATCCCTGCGTACACCTCTCCTCGCTCCCCGCCCATGCAGCTCCACCCGCCACTCAGCGGGACCCCCACTGGGCCACCCATGCAGAACAACCAGCCTGTGGAGTTCAACCACGCCATCAACTACGTCAACAAGATCAAGAACCGCTTCCAGGGCCAGCCCGACATCTACAAAGCCTTCCTGGAGATCCTCCACACGTACCAG AAGGAGCAGCGTAACGCTAAGGAGGCTGGTGGGAACTACACACCAGCTCTGACGGAGCAGGAGGTGTACGCTCAGGTGGCCAGACTCTTCAAGAACCAAGAAGACCTGCTCTCAGAATTTGGGCAATTTCTCCCTGATGCCAACAGTTCAGTG CTGTTAAGTAAGACCACAGCCGAGAAGGCAGAGTCTGTACGGAACGACCATGGTGGAACTGCCAAAAAGCTGCAGCTCAACAACAAACAGAGGCCCAATCAGAACGGCTGCCAGATCCGTCGTCATCCAACTCCAGGGACCACACCCCCTGTCAAG AAGAAGCCCAAGTTACTGAATTTGAAAGATCCCTCGGTGGCAGAGGCCAGCAAGCATGGAGTCGGAACAGAATCTCTGTTCTTTGAGAAG GTGCGCAAAGCCTTGCGAAGTGCAGAGGCCTACGACAACTTCTTGCGGTGTCTGGTCATCTTTAATCAGGAGGTGATCTCCAGGGCTGAACTAGTGCAGCTGGTGTTGCCCTTTTTAGG AAAATTCCCCGAACTCTTCAACTGGTTCAAGAACTTCCTGGGATATCGGGAAATGTCCCACATCGAAACATACCCCAAGGAACGGGCCACCGAGGGCATCGCCATGGAGATTGATTATGCTTCCTGTAAGAGACTCGGCTCCAGTTACAGAGCTCTGCCCAAAAGCTACCAACAGCCCAAGTGCACCGGCAGAACTCCACTTTGtaaagag GTCTTAAATGACACCTGGGTCTCCTTCCCCTCCTGGTCTGAGGACTCCACGTTTGTCAGCTCCAAGAAGACTCAGTACGAGGAGCACATCTACAGGTGTGAGGACGAACGCTTTGAG TTGGATGTAGTACTGGAGACCAACCTGGCTACCATCAGAGTCCTGGAGACGGTACAGCGGAAGTTGTCCCGCATGTCTGCGGAGGAGCAGGCCAAGTTCCGCTTGGACAGCACACTGGGCGGCTCTTCGGAGGTCGTACACCGTAAGGCCATCCAGAGGATATACGGAGACAAGGCGCCCGATATCATCGATGGCCTGAAGAAAAACCCTGCTGTTTCTGTCCCCATCGTGTTAAAAAG ATTAAAGACCAAGGAGGAAGAGTGGCGGGAAGCCCAACGCGGCTTCAACAAGATCTGGAGGGAGCAGAACGAGAAGTATTACCTCAAGTCTCTGGACCATCAAGGCATCAACTTCAAACAGAATGACACCAAAGTGCTTCGATCCAAGTCCCTGCTAAATGAAATCGAAAGCATTTACGATGAG CACCAGGAGCAGGCGTCAGAGGAGAACACCACTCCGCCCACGGGTCCTCACCTGGCGCTGCCGTACGAGGACAGCCAGATCCTGGAGGACGCCGCGGCGCTCATCATCCACCACGTCAAGCGGCAGACCAGCATTCAGAAGGAGGACAAATACAAGATCAAACAGATCATCTACCACTTCATCCCCGACATGCTGTTCTCGCAGCGGGGCGAGCTCTCCGacgtagaggaggaggaggaggaagaggagatggACCTGGAGGAAGGCGCCCCCAAAAAGCACAACGGCGTTCCCGGCAGCGGGAGCCCCTCCAAGTCAAAGCTGCTGTTCAGCAACACGGCGGCGCAGAAGCTGCGCGGCTCGGACGACGCCTACAACCTCTACTACGTCAACAACAACTGGTACATCTTCCTGCGGCTGCACCAGACGCTGTGCTCGCGTCTGCTGCGGCTGTACGGGCAGGCGGAGCGACAGATCGAAGAAGAGGTCCGAGAACGAGACTGGGAGAGGGAGGTCCTGGgactgaagaaggagaagagcGACAATCCAGCCATCCAGCTGAGACTGAAGGAGCCCA TGGACATTGAGGTGGAAGATTACTACTCAGCCTTCTTGGAGATGGTTAGGAATTTGCTTGATGGAAATATGGAGGCTTCTCAGTACGAGGACTCGCTGAGAGAAATGTTCACTATTCACGCCTACATTGCCTTCACGATGGACAAGCTCATCCAAAGCATCGTCCGGCAG CTCCAGCACATCGTGAGCGATGAGATCTGTGTCCAAGTAACGGACCTCTACCTCTCAGAGAGTGCCAACGGCGCCAGCGGAGGAACCATGTCCACCCAGTCTTCAAGGAGCTCCGCGGAGGCCATGTATCAGCGGAAAGCCGAGCAGCTCATGTCTGATGAGAACTGCTTCAAG GTGATGTTTTCAAGGCACAGAGGGCAGGTGCAGCTCACGGTGGAGCTGCTcgacacagaggaggagaactCAGACGAGCCCATGGAGGCTGAG